The sequence CACCGGCTTCGACGTCCTCGGCGTCGACTCGCTCGGCCTGCTCGGCATCGTCGGCGAGCTGGAGAACGAGCACGGCACCCCGATGCCGGTGGACGCCGAGCGCTGCAAGACCCCTCAGCAGTTCCTCAACCTCGTCAACAACACGCTGATGGCAGGAGCCTGACATGGCAGGGCACACCCAGAACGAGATCACCGTCGCGGCCCCGCTCGACCTGGTCTGGGACATGACCAACGATCTGGAGCGCTGGCCCCAGCTGTTCAGCGAGTACGCGGCCGTCGAGGTGCTCAAGCGGGAGGGCGAGAAGACCACCTTCCGGCTCACCATGCACCCGGACGAGAACGGGACCGTCTGGAGCTGGGTCTCCGAGCGCGAGCCCGACCGCGCCACCCGCACCGTCCGGGCGCGCCGGGTGGAGACCGGTCCGTTCGCCCACATGGACATCCACTGGGCCTACGAGGAGGTCCCGGCCGGCACCCGCATGGTGTGGACGCAGGACTTCGCGATGAAGCCGGAGGCCCCGGTCGACGACGACTGGATGACCGACAACATCAACAAGAACTCCAAGGTCCAGATGGCCCTGATCCGCGACAAGATCGAGAAGGCCGCCGCCGGACACCGGCCCGCCCCGGCGCTCGCCGACTGAGCGCCACCGCACCGGAAGGGAGGCACCACCGTGCACCAGGCCCTGATCGTCGCCCGGATGGCCCCGGGCTCGGCCCCCGACATCGCGAAGATCTTCGAGGAGTCCGACCGGGGGGAGCTGCCCCACCTCGTGGGCGTCACCCGGCGCAGCCTCTTCCAGTTCGGCGATGTGTACATGCACCTCATCGAGTCCGAGCGCGAGCCCGGCCCGGCCATCGCCAAGGTCACCGAACACCCCGAGTTCCGGGGCGTCAGCGAACGGCTGACGGCATACGTCAGCGCGTACGACCCGGAGACCTGGCGCTCCCCCAAGGACGCGATGGCGCGCCGCTTCTACCTCTGGGAGCGCTCCTGACACGCGCGTCCGCGTCGCGTAAACGCCGGTCGCCGGGCCCGTGGTGCAGCGGGCCCGGCGACCGGCGTTCGCACGCGGCGTCGCCGGTCACGCGCTCACATGGCACTCGAACGCGTGCAGGTACGGGTTCACCGGCCGGACGGTGTCCACGGCGAGGCCCGCCGCGGTGAGCCGGCTCACCATGCTGTCGGTGGTGTGCTTGGCCCCGCCGACGTTGAGGAGCAGCAGCAGGTCCATCGCGGTGCTGAACCGCATCGACGGGGTGTCGTCGACGAGGTTCTCGATGACGATCACCCGGGTCCCGGGCCCGCCCGCCTGGACGACGTTGTGCAGCAGCCGGGCCGTGCTCTCGTCGTCCCACTCCAGGATGTTCTTGATGATGTAGACGTCCGCCTTGACCGGGATCGCCTCGCGGACGTCGCCCGGCACGATCTGCGCGCGGCCGGCCAGGTCGCCGCCCTCGCGCAGCCTCGGCAGCGCGTTCTCCACCACCCGGGGCAGGTCCAGCAGACTGCCCCGCATCTGCGGGTACTTGTCCAGCAGGCAGGCCACCACATGCCCCTGGCCGCCGCCGAGGTCGGCGACGGACGCGGACCCCGACAGGTCGAGCAGGGCCGCGACCTCCCGCGCCGACTGCTCGCTGGACCGGGTCATCGCCCGGTTGAAGACGTCCGCGGACTCCGGCGCGTCCTCGTTCAGGTAGGTGAAGAACTCCTTGCCGAACAGGCCCTCCACCACGTTGCGGCCGCTGCGCACCGCCTCGTCCAGCTTGGGCCAGGCGGCCCAGGTCCACGGTTCGGTGCACCACAGCGCGATGGCGCGCAGGCTGTTCGGGTCGTCCTCGCGCAGCAGCCGGGACATGTCGGTGTGCGCGAAGGTGCCGTCGGGCCGCTCGGTGAAGACGCCGTAGCAGGCCAGGGCCCGCAGCATGCGGCGCAGCGGCTTGGGTTCGGCGTGCACCTCGGCCGCCAGGGCCTCGGCGCTCTGCGGGGTGTCCCCGAGGGCGTCCGGCACGCCGAGGCGGGCGGCGGCCCGTACGGCGGCGGACAGGGCCGCCCCGAAGACGAGTTCGCGCAGCCGCATCGGCGGGGGCGGGGCGGTCGGGGCCTGGGCGGTGGCCGTGTTCGGCGGTGCCGTCTCAGCGGTGGTCATCTGCCGCCTTCCTTCGTTCTCGGCGTGCGTCGGTCCAGCGGGGGCAGGGGGCGGGCGGTCAGCACAGGCCGGCGGGCTTGGAGACCCGGCAGGCGTTGTGGTCGAAGGTGTTGCCGATGCCCTTGGTCTCGGTGTTCACCAGGTCCGCGGGGGCGTTGCGGGCCAGCGCGTTGCCGCTGACGCGGTTGTGGTCGTTGGTGACGCCCACGAAGCTCTTGAACAGCACGATGCCGCCCGACAGCGGGGACTTGCCCGAGTTGTTGGTGACCCGGTTGCCGTCCACCACGGTCTTCTCGGTGCCGGTCAGCACGATGCCGGAGCCCTGGATGGCGGGCAGCCGGTCGGTCTTGGGGCAGGACTTGTTGTTCGCGGTGACGTCGTTGAAGGCGACCTCCAGGTCACCGGCCTTCGGCTTGTTCTCGTCGCCGACGACGAACACCCCGGCGCAGTTGCCCGCGATGTAGTTCTCGGCCACCGAGAGGTTGCGCAGCCGCCGCACGGTGACGCCGATGCGGTTGCCCTCCAGCCGGTTGTGGTCGATCACCGTCCGCCGGGTGTCGAGGGCGCCGGCCTCCTCGGTGATGGTGTTGGCGAGGAAGACGCCCGCGTCGCCGTTGCCCTGCGCGTAGTTGCCGACGATGTGCCCGTGCACGGAACGCTCCTGGGCGATGCCCCACACGGCGTTCTTGACGGCCTGGACGCCCCGTACGGTCATGGTGTCCGTCGCCATGCCGAACACCCCGGCGCGGCTGAAGCCGGTCACCTTCAGATCGGCGACGGTGACGCCCTCGACGTTCGTCGTCCTGGTGCCGATCACACAGATGCCGTTGCCGCCCTCGGCGCAGCTCTTGGTGGCCTTGGTGTTCTTGCCGGGCGCCGTGCCCGCCGTCGTCTTCGCGGCGGGCTCGATCACCGTGGCCGGTCCCAGCCCGCGCAGGGTGACCCGCGGCGTGCCGATGGTGACGCTCTCCTTGTAGGTGCCGGGGAGCACCAGCACGGTGTCGCCGGGCCGCGCGCTGTTCACGGCCTTCTGGATCGATTCACCCCGGTGGACCACGAGGGTCTGGTGGAGGGCGGCCGCGGGGGAGGCGCCCAGACCGATTCCCGAACCGACGAGGGCCGCGACGGCACTCGCGGCGTAAGCGATGTGACATCTCTTCATACTGGGTACGTTATGACCGAATAATCCGTAGATGTGTGGATAAGCCAATCGGCGGCGTGTCCGCGCGAGGGGACGCATACTGGCGACGTGACCCGGGCCGGCCGCCTCCGCCGTGGACTCGGGGCGGTCGCGGCCTATGTCCGCAGCGCCCCGGGCACCTACGTCTGGCTGGCGGTCCTGTTCGTCACCACCGTCGCGGTGCACCACATGTCGCCCGGGTTCGAGCAGCACTTCCTGCGCCGCAGGTCCACCAACATCCACGAGCTGTCCCGCACCCCGCTGCGGGTGCTGGTCACCAGCGCGATGTGGATCGACGGCGGGCGCTGGCTGCCGTACGCGTTCCTGTACACGGTCTTCCACGCCCCGGCCGAGCGCTGGCTCGGCACCGCCCGCTGGCTCGTGGTGTGCGCGGCGGCCCATGTGCTCGCGTCCCTGGTCAGCGAGGGCCTGCTGCTGAAGGCGATCCGGGACGGCATCGCGCCCCACTCGGCGGTGTACACCCTTGACATCGGCGTCAGTTACGCCCTGGCCGGCGTCATCGGCGTCCTCACCTACCGCCTTACGGCCCCCTGGCGCTACGCCTACCTCGCCGTCGCCGCCGTCGTCTTCGCGCTGCCCCTGACCGAGACGCCCACCTTCACCGACACCGGACATTTCCTCGCGCTGCTGATCGGCCTGGCCTGCTATCCGCTGACCAGAGGCCGCGGAAAAGCATGGAATCCGAAGGAGACACTGACCGCGCTCAAGGGTTAGGTTCCCGGCCATGAGCAGCTCGGCAAGCAGTGTCGTGAACGGTGGCATCTCCTTCTGGTACACGGACGACGGCCTCCCGGCGGTACGGGAACCGCTGCCCGGCGACGCCACCGCGGACGTGGTGATCGTCGGCGGCGGGTACACCGGCCTGTGGACCGCGTACTACCTGAAGAAGGCCGCGCCCTTCCTGCGGATCACCGTCCTGGAGCAGAAGTTCTGCGGATACGGCGCCTCCGGCCGCAACGGCGGCTGGCTGTACAACGGCATCGCGGGCCGCGACCGGTACGCCGGGCTGCACGGCCGGGAGGCCGCGGTCCGCCTCCAGCAGGCGATGAACGACACCGTGGACGAGGTGATCGCGGTCGCCGGGGCCGAGGGCATCGACGCCGACCTGCACAAGGGCGGCGTCCTGGAGGTGGCCACCACACCCGCGCAGCTGGCCCGGCTGCGGGCCTTCCACGAGCACGAGCTGTCGTACGGCGAGAAGGACCGGGAGCTGTACGGCGCCCGGGAGACGGCCGAGCGGATCCGGGTCGCGGACGCCGTCGGCTCCGCCTGGACCCCGCACGGCGCCCGGCTCAACCCGGCGAAGCTGGTGAAGGGCCTGGCGGCGACGGTCGAGGCGCTCGGCGTGGTGATCCACGAGATGACCCCGGTGACCGAGATCCGCCCCAAGCACGCCGTCACCCCCTACGGCACCGTCCGCGCCCCCTACGTGCTGCGCTGCACCGAGGGCTTCACCGCCTCCCTCAAGGGCCAGAAGCGGACCTGGCTGCCGATGAACTCCTCGATGATCGCCACCGAGCCGCTGACCGAGGAGCAGTGGGCGGCGATCGGCTGGGCGGGCCGCGAGACGCTGGGCGACATGGCGCACGCCTACATGTACGCGCAGCGCACCGCCGACGGCCGGATCGCGCTGGGCGGGCGCGGGGTGCCGTACCGCTTCGGCTCGCGCACGGACAACGACGGGCGCACCCAGCGGGCGACCGTCGAGGCGCTGCGGGACATCCTGGTGCGCTTCTTCCCGTCCCTGGCCGGGGTCGCCGTCACCCACGCCTGGTCCGGTGTGCTCGGGGTGCCGCGCGACTGGTGCGCCACCGTCACCCTCGACCGCGCCACCGGCCTCGGCTGGGCTGGCGGTTACGTCGGCTCCGGCGTCGCCACCGCCAACCTCGCCGCCCGCACCCTGCGCGACCTCGTCCAGCAGGACTCCGGGCAGGCCGGCCGCACCGAGCTGACCGAACTGCCCTGGGTCGGCCACAAGGTCCGCAAGTGGGAGCCCGAGCCCCTGCGCTGGCTCGGCGTCCACGGCATGTACGCCACCTACCACACGGCCGACCGCCGCGAGCGCCGCCACCCGGCGACGGAGTCCTCGCGGCTGGCGAAGGTGGCGGACCGGGTGGCCGGACGGCACTGAGGCGCCGTGCGTTGGTCCCCTGACGAAAGCGGAACGGGATCATGACAGAAACGCGACCTCGGGCGGCCAGTATGATCACCGCCGCACATCAGCCAGATGAATGACCGGGTCCGCTTTGCCACGGCAACCGTGCGGCGGACCCGCATTTCTTCTACGGGGAGAGGTTCTCTTTTCATGCGTATACGGGTCGCCACCGGTGTTCCCACCGTCGCCGCGATAGCCGCCTGCGGGCTGCTGCTCACCGGGTGCAACGACGATTCCGGCTCGGGCGCCGGCTCCGCGTCCTCGCCCGCGCCGACCGCGTCGGCCCCGGCCGGCAGCTCCGCCCCGGCGGCGTCGCCCTCGCGGTCGGCCGCCGGGAACGGGGGCGCCGCCACCGGTACCGCCGTGCCCGTGAACAAGACGATCGACGACGACGTGATGGGCGAGAAGGCCACCGTCATCAAGTACGTCAAGGACTTCCAGCCGTCGGCGGCGGCGAAGGCCAAGTTCTCGGCGCTCGCGGACGAGAAGGTCGTCCTGGTCGACGTCACGGTCACCGCCAGCTCGAAGTACTACGACAGCTTCGGCGCCACGTCCTTCTACCTCACCGGCATGCCCAACGGCATCGACCAGGCGAGCACCACCATCCTCGACGACGAGATCAAGGCGGCCGGCTACCCGCCGCTGAAGGACGCCGAGACCGGCAAGACCTCGACCGGATGGGTCGTCTTCACACCCGCCAAGGACGCGGACAAGCTCGTCCTGCGCTACAAGCGCCTGGCGGCCAAGGCCTCCGACGGCACGAACATCACCGCGAAGAACTTCGACGTCCCGCTCGACTGACGAGCCGGAACGGGGCACGCCCCGCAGGCGACGCCCCGGCGCTCGTCGGCGGGGCGCCGTGCTTCGGGGCCGGCGCGGTCACCATCAGGCCCGCGGTCAGGGCGGAGACCAGCATGATCACGGCGGCCCAGGCGATGGCCACGGTGTAGCCGTGCACGACCCCGGCCGGGACCGCGCCGGGCCGGTGCGGGCGGGCGGCGACATAGGCGGCGGCGCTGGTGGTGGCGATCGTGTTGAGCAGCGCCGTACCGATCGAACCGCCGACCTGCTGGGCCGTGTTGACGGTCGCGGAGGTGACCCCGGCGTCCCGTGGCGCGACCCCCGCCGTCGCCGTGGCGAACACCGGCATGAAGGTCAGCCCCAGGCCGAGCCCCAGCAGCACCAGGGAGGGCAGGATCTCCCCGGCGTAGGAGGAGTGCGGGGTCAGCCGGGTGAGCAGCAGCAGCCCGCCGGTCGCCAGCAGCATGCCCGGCACCAGCAGCCGCCGGGGCGGCACATGGGGCAGCAGCCGCGCGGAGATCTGGGTGGACCCGGCGACGATCGCGGCGGTCATCGGCAGGAACGCCAGGCCCGTGCGGAACGGCGAGTAGCCGAGGACGACCTGGAGGTAGTAGGTCATGAACAGGAACAGCCCGAACATGCCGATCACCGCGAACGTCATCGTCAGCAGGCAGCCCGCCCGGTCCCGGTCGCGCAGGATCCGCAGCGGCAGCAGGGGACTCGGCGCCCGCGCCTGCCACCACACGAACGCCACGAGCAGCAGCACCCCGGCCGCCAGCAGCGCGAGCACCAGCGGGTCCGACCAGCCGCGCGGCTGGGCCTCGCCGAAGCCGTAGACGATCGCGACCAGGCCCCCGCAGCCCAGCAGCACTCCGGGCACGTCGAGCCGGACGTCCCGGTGGCCCGGCCGGTCGTGCAGCAGCGCGAACGCGCCGAAGACCGCGAGCGCCGCGATGGGCACGTTGACGTACAGGCACCAGCGCCAGGTCAGGTACTCGGTGAGCACCCCGCCGACGATCAGCCCGATCGCCGAACCGCTGCCCGCCAGCGCGCTGTAGACCCCGAACGCCTTGCCGCGCTCGCGGGGGTCGGTGAACATCGTGGTCAGCAGGGACAGCGCGGAGGGCGCGAGCAGGGCGGCGAAGACCCCTTGCAGCGCGCGGGCGCCGAAGAGCATCCCGGAGCCGTTCGCGGCCCCGCCGAGCGCGGAGGCGAACGCGAAGCCGGCCAGACCGGTCACGAAGGTGCGTTTTCGCCCCACGAGATCGGCGACCCGGCCGCCCAGCAGGAGCAGCCCGCCGAAGGCGAGGGTGTACGCGGTGATCACCCACTGCCGGTTGCCGTCGGACATGTGCAGGGCGCGCTGCGCGGAGGGGAGCGCGATGTTCACGATCGTGGCGTCCAGGACCACCATCAGCTGGGCCAGGGCGATGACGACCAGCCCCCACCAGCGGTGCGGATCCGTACCCTCCGCGGCGGCCCGGGACTCACCCGTTCGGCCGATGCTCATCTGGCCAGAACACCATGGATCGGGAGGTGCCGCATCTGGGTGAGTACGCCCTGATTCTCAGGGTTTTCTCAGGGTTCCGGTACGGCCTGCTCCCCGGGTTCCGGTACGGCCTTTCCCGCAGTGCGGCGGTCCTCCGGCGACCGCTCCTCCAGGGCCCGCCGCCGCGCCGCCGCGGTCCCGGTCCGGGCGCCCGGGCCACGCCTTCGGTGATTGTCAGTGGCGGGGTGCAGCATGGGACCCATGGCGAGGGGAACGACCGGCGGGAGCCGGATGGGACGGGGCGCACGGCGGCCGGAGCTGCGACTGCCGCCGCTGGTGCCGTGGGCCGGCGACGGTCTGGAGCCCGACGGGGACTACGACGGGCTGGAGTTCGCGGACGCGGACCTCACGGGCCAGGACGCGGCGGGCGCCCGGTTCATGGACTGCGCGCTGCGCGGCTGCGCGGTCGACGGCACGAAGCTGCGGCACGCCCGCGTGCTGGACACCGCGCTCACCGCCCCGCGCGGGGTCGGCACGGATCTGTCCGAGGCCACCCTGCGCGATGTGGAGCTGACCGAGGCGCGCCTCGGCGGCACCCAGCTGCACGGCGCGGTGCTGGAGCGGGTCGTGGTGCGCGGCGGCAAGATCGACTACCTGAATCTGCGCATGGCCCGGCTGCGGGACGTGGTCTTCGAGTCCTGCGTCCTGGTCGAACCGGACTTCGGCAGCGCGCGCCTGGAGCGGGTGGAGTTCGTGGACTGCGCGCTGAAGGGGGCCGACTTCACCGGGGCCACGCTGAAGGACGTCGATCTGCGCGGCGCCGCCCCGCTGGAGATCGCCCGGGGCCTCGACCGGCTGTCCGGCGCGGTGATCGGCACCGGCCAGCTGCTCGACCTGGCACCGGCGCTGGCGGCCGCGCTCGGGATACGCGTGGAGTGAGCGGTCCCGTCACCCGACGCGGGGGAAGCGGGCCTGGAGGGTCCAGATCGCCGGGTTCTCGCCCAGGTCCTCGTGCAGGTCGACGAGGTCGGCGACCAGGTCCTGGAGGAAGTCCCGTGCCTCGCGGCGCAGTTCGGCGTGCGCGAAGGAGAGCGGGGCCTCGTCCAGCGGCTGCCAGTCGGCCGTGATGTCGACCCAGCCGAAGCGGCGCTCGAACAGCATCCGGTCACTGGACTCGGTGAAGTCCAGCTCCGCCCGCTGCGGCCGGGCGGCGCGGGAGCCCATCGGATCCCGGTCCAGCCGCTCCACGATGTCGCACAGCGCCCACGCGAAGTCCAGCACCGGCACCCATCCCCAGGCTGTGGACAGCTCCCGGTCCGACACGGTGTCCGCGAGGTACACGTCCCCGCAGAACAGATCGTGCCGCAGCGCGCGCACGTCCGCGCGGCGGTAGTCGGTCTGCGGGGGGTCCGGGAACCGGTTGGAGAGGGCGTAGCCGAT is a genomic window of Streptomyces sp. WP-1 containing:
- a CDS encoding acyl carrier protein — protein: MSKITVEELAALMKKAAGVTVSPQQLNDKPDTGFDVLGVDSLGLLGIVGELENEHGTPMPVDAERCKTPQQFLNLVNNTLMAGA
- a CDS encoding FAD-binding oxidoreductase — encoded protein: MSSSASSVVNGGISFWYTDDGLPAVREPLPGDATADVVIVGGGYTGLWTAYYLKKAAPFLRITVLEQKFCGYGASGRNGGWLYNGIAGRDRYAGLHGREAAVRLQQAMNDTVDEVIAVAGAEGIDADLHKGGVLEVATTPAQLARLRAFHEHELSYGEKDRELYGARETAERIRVADAVGSAWTPHGARLNPAKLVKGLAATVEALGVVIHEMTPVTEIRPKHAVTPYGTVRAPYVLRCTEGFTASLKGQKRTWLPMNSSMIATEPLTEEQWAAIGWAGRETLGDMAHAYMYAQRTADGRIALGGRGVPYRFGSRTDNDGRTQRATVEALRDILVRFFPSLAGVAVTHAWSGVLGVPRDWCATVTLDRATGLGWAGGYVGSGVATANLAARTLRDLVQQDSGQAGRTELTELPWVGHKVRKWEPEPLRWLGVHGMYATYHTADRRERRHPATESSRLAKVADRVAGRH
- a CDS encoding SRPBCC family protein codes for the protein MAGHTQNEITVAAPLDLVWDMTNDLERWPQLFSEYAAVEVLKREGEKTTFRLTMHPDENGTVWSWVSEREPDRATRTVRARRVETGPFAHMDIHWAYEEVPAGTRMVWTQDFAMKPEAPVDDDWMTDNINKNSKVQMALIRDKIEKAAAGHRPAPALAD
- a CDS encoding methyltransferase; this translates as MTTAETAPPNTATAQAPTAPPPPMRLRELVFGAALSAAVRAAARLGVPDALGDTPQSAEALAAEVHAEPKPLRRMLRALACYGVFTERPDGTFAHTDMSRLLREDDPNSLRAIALWCTEPWTWAAWPKLDEAVRSGRNVVEGLFGKEFFTYLNEDAPESADVFNRAMTRSSEQSAREVAALLDLSGSASVADLGGGQGHVVACLLDKYPQMRGSLLDLPRVVENALPRLREGGDLAGRAQIVPGDVREAIPVKADVYIIKNILEWDDESTARLLHNVVQAGGPGTRVIVIENLVDDTPSMRFSTAMDLLLLLNVGGAKHTTDSMVSRLTAAGLAVDTVRPVNPYLHAFECHVSA
- a CDS encoding TcmI family type II polyketide cyclase, giving the protein MHQALIVARMAPGSAPDIAKIFEESDRGELPHLVGVTRRSLFQFGDVYMHLIESEREPGPAIAKVTEHPEFRGVSERLTAYVSAYDPETWRSPKDAMARRFYLWERS
- a CDS encoding rhomboid-like protein; amino-acid sequence: MTRAGRLRRGLGAVAAYVRSAPGTYVWLAVLFVTTVAVHHMSPGFEQHFLRRRSTNIHELSRTPLRVLVTSAMWIDGGRWLPYAFLYTVFHAPAERWLGTARWLVVCAAAHVLASLVSEGLLLKAIRDGIAPHSAVYTLDIGVSYALAGVIGVLTYRLTAPWRYAYLAVAAVVFALPLTETPTFTDTGHFLALLIGLACYPLTRGRGKAWNPKETLTALKG
- a CDS encoding nitrous oxide reductase family maturation protein NosD, whose translation is MKRCHIAYAASAVAALVGSGIGLGASPAAALHQTLVVHRGESIQKAVNSARPGDTVLVLPGTYKESVTIGTPRVTLRGLGPATVIEPAAKTTAGTAPGKNTKATKSCAEGGNGICVIGTRTTNVEGVTVADLKVTGFSRAGVFGMATDTMTVRGVQAVKNAVWGIAQERSVHGHIVGNYAQGNGDAGVFLANTITEEAGALDTRRTVIDHNRLEGNRIGVTVRRLRNLSVAENYIAGNCAGVFVVGDENKPKAGDLEVAFNDVTANNKSCPKTDRLPAIQGSGIVLTGTEKTVVDGNRVTNNSGKSPLSGGIVLFKSFVGVTNDHNRVSGNALARNAPADLVNTETKGIGNTFDHNACRVSKPAGLC
- a CDS encoding pentapeptide repeat-containing protein; this translates as MARGTTGGSRMGRGARRPELRLPPLVPWAGDGLEPDGDYDGLEFADADLTGQDAAGARFMDCALRGCAVDGTKLRHARVLDTALTAPRGVGTDLSEATLRDVELTEARLGGTQLHGAVLERVVVRGGKIDYLNLRMARLRDVVFESCVLVEPDFGSARLERVEFVDCALKGADFTGATLKDVDLRGAAPLEIARGLDRLSGAVIGTGQLLDLAPALAAALGIRVE
- a CDS encoding MFS transporter, whose translation is MSIGRTGESRAAAEGTDPHRWWGLVVIALAQLMVVLDATIVNIALPSAQRALHMSDGNRQWVITAYTLAFGGLLLLGGRVADLVGRKRTFVTGLAGFAFASALGGAANGSGMLFGARALQGVFAALLAPSALSLLTTMFTDPRERGKAFGVYSALAGSGSAIGLIVGGVLTEYLTWRWCLYVNVPIAALAVFGAFALLHDRPGHRDVRLDVPGVLLGCGGLVAIVYGFGEAQPRGWSDPLVLALLAAGVLLLVAFVWWQARAPSPLLPLRILRDRDRAGCLLTMTFAVIGMFGLFLFMTYYLQVVLGYSPFRTGLAFLPMTAAIVAGSTQISARLLPHVPPRRLLVPGMLLATGGLLLLTRLTPHSSYAGEILPSLVLLGLGLGLTFMPVFATATAGVAPRDAGVTSATVNTAQQVGGSIGTALLNTIATTSAAAYVAARPHRPGAVPAGVVHGYTVAIAWAAVIMLVSALTAGLMVTAPAPKHGAPPTSAGASPAGRAPFRLVSRAGRRSSSR